A single region of the Micropterus dolomieu isolate WLL.071019.BEF.003 ecotype Adirondacks linkage group LG02, ASM2129224v1, whole genome shotgun sequence genome encodes:
- the LOC123961762 gene encoding uncharacterized protein LOC123961762 isoform X2, with protein MDSDQRLAHRGWPCQSKAKTSRPRHLHQSTLNLGDTAPCYTTTHTQSYSGRSADGRPLVFHLRDPSFPSQHQTRLDLSNSTTELQGPLQSHSKEVHGPKHITPRTDLKVENWARYLSGLAVREITNPRDPSEYWTTYKTEHTLPVTDGPAHLAGGKPTQWHQHNILTEADTWSREAQQTVQRQAAVGSETPGDRLHCTQTLLT; from the exons ATGGACAGTGACCAGAGGTTGGCCCACCGTGGTTGGCCGTGTCAAAGTAAAGCAAAGACCTCCAGGCCGAGGCATCTGCATCAGAGCACCCTAAACTTGGGCGACACAGCACCCTGCTACACCACCACCCACACCCAG AGTTATTCTGGAAGGTCAGCTGACGGACGTCCTCTCGTCTTCCACCTGAGGGATCCCAGCTTCCCCTCACAGCATCAGACCAGGCTGGATCTCAGTAACAGCACCACAGAGCTGCAGGGCCCCCTGCAGTCACACAGTAAAGAGGTGCACGGGCCCAAACACATCACTCCG AGGACCGACCTGAAGGTGGAAAACTGGGCCCGGTATCTTAGTGGCCTGGCCGTCAGAGAGATCACCAATCCACGGGATCCATCTGAGTACTGGACCACCTACAAAACAGAGCACACGCTCCCAGTAACCGACGGTCCGGCACATCTGGCTGGCGGCAAACCAACACAGTGGCACCAACACAACATACTGACGG AGGCCGACACCTGGTCCAGGGAAGCCCAGCAGACGGTCCAGAGACAAGCTGCTGTGGGCAGCGAGACGCCGGGAGACAGACTGCACTGCACTCAGACTCTACTGACATAA
- the LOC123961762 gene encoding uncharacterized protein LOC123961762 isoform X1, giving the protein MDSDQRLAHRGWPCQSKAKTSRPRHLHQSTLNLGDTAPCYTTTHTQSYSGRSADGRPLVFHLRDPSFPSQHQTRLDLSNSTTELQGPLQSHSKEVHGPKHITPRTDLKVENWARYLSGLAVREITNPRDPSEYWTTYKTEHTLPVTDGPAHLAGGKPTQWHQHNILTVEQRPTPGPGKPSRRSRDKLLWAARRRETDCTALRLY; this is encoded by the exons ATGGACAGTGACCAGAGGTTGGCCCACCGTGGTTGGCCGTGTCAAAGTAAAGCAAAGACCTCCAGGCCGAGGCATCTGCATCAGAGCACCCTAAACTTGGGCGACACAGCACCCTGCTACACCACCACCCACACCCAG AGTTATTCTGGAAGGTCAGCTGACGGACGTCCTCTCGTCTTCCACCTGAGGGATCCCAGCTTCCCCTCACAGCATCAGACCAGGCTGGATCTCAGTAACAGCACCACAGAGCTGCAGGGCCCCCTGCAGTCACACAGTAAAGAGGTGCACGGGCCCAAACACATCACTCCG AGGACCGACCTGAAGGTGGAAAACTGGGCCCGGTATCTTAGTGGCCTGGCCGTCAGAGAGATCACCAATCCACGGGATCCATCTGAGTACTGGACCACCTACAAAACAGAGCACACGCTCCCAGTAACCGACGGTCCGGCACATCTGGCTGGCGGCAAACCAACACAGTGGCACCAACACAACATACTGACGG TTGAGCAGAGGCCGACACCTGGTCCAGGGAAGCCCAGCAGACGGTCCAGAGACAAGCTGCTGTGGGCAGCGAGACGCCGGGAGACAGACTGCACTGCACTCAGACTCTACTGA
- the fus gene encoding RNA-binding protein FUS isoform X1: protein MSSNDYSQTSAQGYGSYGGGGGGGGGGGGGGANQGYGQSSGQSYSQQGYGGYNQSSDSSSGSYNQGGYSSYGQPPSGGYSSPPSNQGGGSGSSGGYNHSSQPYSSGGYNSSNQPSNMSYNQQSSFSGYSQQPPSSSSSAGYEGNSQAPGYNQPPSSGQSGGGYGSSGGQTGGYGGSGSHQQPPQHGGGGHYNQPPSYNSPPPQSYSQQSQYGQGGGYGDESPPLSGGGGGGYDSPDGGYLGQDGRGGRGRGGGFGGRGGGGYDRGFDRSSRGGPRGRGGMGMADRGGFSKFGGPRDPGHGGPSFMQDQDNSDNNTIFVQGLGDDYTVDSVADFFKQIGIIKVNKKTGLPMINLYTDRETGKLKGEATVSFDDPPSAKAAIDWFDGKDFNGNPIKVSFATRRADFGGRGGMRGGRGRGGPMGRGGGFGGGRGGGFPGGNGGGGGGGGGGSGGGGGGGGGQQRAGDWKCSNPNCGNLNFSWRNECNQCKAPKPEDAGGMPPMERGGYGGERRGGFDRGGFRGRGGDRGGFRGGRGGDRGGDRGGYGPGKMDARSDALKRTALFGCHAFSLGDHRQERRGRPY from the exons ATGTCGTCTAACG ATTATTCCCAAACGTCTGCCCAGGG CTATGGGTCCTAcggtggaggaggtggtggtggtggtggtggaggcgGTGGCGGTGCTAACCAGGGCTATGGTCAGTCTTCTGGTCAGAGCTATAGCCAGCAGGGCTATGGAGGCTACAACCAGAGCTCTGACAGCAGCTCCGGCTCCTACAACCAGGGAGGATATAGCAGCTATGGTCAGCCCCCGTCAG GAGGATACAGCTCTCCGCCCTCTAACCAGGGTGGCGGCAGCGGCAGCAGTGGTGGTTATAATCATTCCAGTCAGCCCTATAGCTCTGGAggctacaacagcagcaaccagcCTTCCAACATGAGCTACAACCAGCAGTCATCATTCTCTGGGTACAGCCAGCAGCcgccttcctcttcctcctctgcagg ATATGAAGGTAACTCGCAGGCCCCTGGCTACAACCAGCCACCGAGCAGTGGACAGAGTGGAGGTGGTTACGGCAGCAGTGGCGGTCAGACTGGTGGCTATGGGGGCAGCGGGAGCCACCAACAACCACCCCAACACGGAGGAGGAGGTCACTACAACCAGCCTCCAAGCTACAACTCCCCCCCTCCACAGAGCTACAGTCAGCAGAGCCAGTATGGCCAAGGTGGAG gataTGGAGACGAAAGCCCACCATTGagcggaggaggaggtggagggtaTGACAGTCCTGATGGAGGTTACTTGGGTCAGGATGGCCGTGGTGGCAGGGGCCGTGGGGGTGGATTTGGAGGTCGCGGTGGTGGCGGATATGATCGCGGTTTTGACCGAAGCAGCCGAGGTGGaccaagaggaagaggaggcatgGG aATGGCCGATCGTGGAGGATTCAGTAAGTTTGGTG GACCAAGAGACCCGGGACATGGAGGACCCAGCTTCA TGCAAGACCAGGATAACTCTGATAATAACACCATCTTCGTGCAAGGCCTGGGAGATGACTACACTGTTGATTCGGTGGCAGACTTTTTTAAGCAGATTGGGATCATTAAG GTCAACAAGAAGACCGGCCTGCCCATGATCAACCtgtacacagacagagagacggggAAGCTGAAGGGCGAGGCCACGGTTTCCTTCGATGACCCCCCCTCAGCTAAGGCTGCCATTGACTGGTTTGATG GTAAGGACTTTAATGGAAATCCTATCAAGGTGTCTTTTGCCACCCGCAGAGCTGACTTTGGAGGCCGAGGTGGCATGAGGGGAGGTCGAGGACGAGGAG GGCCGATGGGTCGTGGTGGTGGATTTGGAGGGGGACGAGGTGGAGGTTTCCCAGGAGGCAATGGGGGCGGCggcggtggaggaggaggaggcagcggtggcggaggaggtggaggaggaggacaacaaAGAGCCGGAGACTGGAAGTGTTCAAACCC CAACTGTGGCAACCTGAACTTCTCGTGGCGTAACGAGTGTAACCAGTGCAAGGCCCCTAAACCTGAGGATGCTGGTGGGATGCCCCCAATGGAAAGAG GAGGTTACGGCGGAGAGCGTCGAGGGGGGTTTGATCGGGGCGGTTTCAGAGGCCGAGGTGGTGACCGCGGCGGCTTCAGAGGGGGCCGAGGAGGCGACCGGGGAGGAGACCGTGGAGGATACGGCCCTGGAAAGATGGACGCAAGGTCAGACGCACTCAAACGAACGGCCCTCTTTGGCTGTCATGCATTTAGCTT GGGTGACCACAGACAGGAGCGGCGGGGCCGTCCGTACTAG
- the fus gene encoding RNA-binding protein FUS isoform X2: MSSNDYSQTSAQGYGSYGGGGGGGGGGGGGGANQGYGQSSGQSYSQQGYGGYNQSSDSSSGSYNQGGYSSYGQPPSGGYSSPPSNQGGGSGSSGGYNHSSQPYSSGGYNSSNQPSNMSYNQQSSFSGYSQQPPSSSSSAGYEGNSQAPGYNQPPSSGQSGGGYGSSGGQTGGYGGSGSHQQPPQHGGGGHYNQPPSYNSPPPQSYSQQSQYGQGGGYGDESPPLSGGGGGGYDSPDGGYLGQDGRGGRGRGGGFGGRGGGGYDRGFDRSSRGGPRGRGGMGMADRGGFSKFGGPRDPGHGGPSFMQDQDNSDNNTIFVQGLGDDYTVDSVADFFKQIGIIKVNKKTGLPMINLYTDRETGKLKGEATVSFDDPPSAKAAIDWFDGKDFNGNPIKVSFATRRADFGGRGGMRGGRGRGGPMGRGGGFGGGRGGGFPGGNGGGGGGGGGGSGGGGGGGGGQQRAGDWKCSNPNCGNLNFSWRNECNQCKAPKPEDAGGMPPMERGGYGGERRGGFDRGGFRGRGGDRGGFRGGRGGDRGGDRGGYGPGKMDARGDHRQERRGRPY, translated from the exons ATGTCGTCTAACG ATTATTCCCAAACGTCTGCCCAGGG CTATGGGTCCTAcggtggaggaggtggtggtggtggtggtggaggcgGTGGCGGTGCTAACCAGGGCTATGGTCAGTCTTCTGGTCAGAGCTATAGCCAGCAGGGCTATGGAGGCTACAACCAGAGCTCTGACAGCAGCTCCGGCTCCTACAACCAGGGAGGATATAGCAGCTATGGTCAGCCCCCGTCAG GAGGATACAGCTCTCCGCCCTCTAACCAGGGTGGCGGCAGCGGCAGCAGTGGTGGTTATAATCATTCCAGTCAGCCCTATAGCTCTGGAggctacaacagcagcaaccagcCTTCCAACATGAGCTACAACCAGCAGTCATCATTCTCTGGGTACAGCCAGCAGCcgccttcctcttcctcctctgcagg ATATGAAGGTAACTCGCAGGCCCCTGGCTACAACCAGCCACCGAGCAGTGGACAGAGTGGAGGTGGTTACGGCAGCAGTGGCGGTCAGACTGGTGGCTATGGGGGCAGCGGGAGCCACCAACAACCACCCCAACACGGAGGAGGAGGTCACTACAACCAGCCTCCAAGCTACAACTCCCCCCCTCCACAGAGCTACAGTCAGCAGAGCCAGTATGGCCAAGGTGGAG gataTGGAGACGAAAGCCCACCATTGagcggaggaggaggtggagggtaTGACAGTCCTGATGGAGGTTACTTGGGTCAGGATGGCCGTGGTGGCAGGGGCCGTGGGGGTGGATTTGGAGGTCGCGGTGGTGGCGGATATGATCGCGGTTTTGACCGAAGCAGCCGAGGTGGaccaagaggaagaggaggcatgGG aATGGCCGATCGTGGAGGATTCAGTAAGTTTGGTG GACCAAGAGACCCGGGACATGGAGGACCCAGCTTCA TGCAAGACCAGGATAACTCTGATAATAACACCATCTTCGTGCAAGGCCTGGGAGATGACTACACTGTTGATTCGGTGGCAGACTTTTTTAAGCAGATTGGGATCATTAAG GTCAACAAGAAGACCGGCCTGCCCATGATCAACCtgtacacagacagagagacggggAAGCTGAAGGGCGAGGCCACGGTTTCCTTCGATGACCCCCCCTCAGCTAAGGCTGCCATTGACTGGTTTGATG GTAAGGACTTTAATGGAAATCCTATCAAGGTGTCTTTTGCCACCCGCAGAGCTGACTTTGGAGGCCGAGGTGGCATGAGGGGAGGTCGAGGACGAGGAG GGCCGATGGGTCGTGGTGGTGGATTTGGAGGGGGACGAGGTGGAGGTTTCCCAGGAGGCAATGGGGGCGGCggcggtggaggaggaggaggcagcggtggcggaggaggtggaggaggaggacaacaaAGAGCCGGAGACTGGAAGTGTTCAAACCC CAACTGTGGCAACCTGAACTTCTCGTGGCGTAACGAGTGTAACCAGTGCAAGGCCCCTAAACCTGAGGATGCTGGTGGGATGCCCCCAATGGAAAGAG GAGGTTACGGCGGAGAGCGTCGAGGGGGGTTTGATCGGGGCGGTTTCAGAGGCCGAGGTGGTGACCGCGGCGGCTTCAGAGGGGGCCGAGGAGGCGACCGGGGAGGAGACCGTGGAGGATACGGCCCTGGAAAGATGGACGCAAG GGGTGACCACAGACAGGAGCGGCGGGGCCGTCCGTACTAG